From the Tripterygium wilfordii isolate XIE 37 chromosome 6, ASM1340144v1, whole genome shotgun sequence genome, one window contains:
- the LOC120000082 gene encoding NEDD8-activating enzyme E1 regulatory subunit AXR1-like, with translation MAEPKIKYDRQLRIWGDQGQAALEKASICLLNCGPTGSETLKNLVLGGVGSITVVDGSKVEVGDLGNNFMVDESSVGQSKAEYVCSFLQELNDAVKAKFIEEYPQALIETNPAFFSQFTLVVATQLVEDSMVKLDKICREANVMLIFARSYGLTGLVRISLKEHTVIESKPDHFLDDLRLNNPWPELRRFAETIDLNVSDPVAHKHTPYVVILVKMADEWAKSHGGNHPSTREEKKEFKELLKSRMIAMDEDNYKEAIDASFKVFAPRGVNQDLQQIINDNSGEVNASSSDFWVMVAALKEFITNEGGGEPPLEGSIPDMTSSTELYVNLQKIYQAKAEADFRAMEQRVKTIMKKIGRDPDSISKATIKSFCKNARKLKVCRYRPLEEEFNNPSLPELQKYLTDEDFSVAVGFYILLRAVDRFAANCNSFPGQFEGTLDEDISRLKTTAIGLLSDLGCNGSTLTEDLINEMCRFGASELHAVAAFIGGIASQEVIKLITKQFVSMSGTFIFNGIDHKSQLLML, from the exons GATCTGGGGTGACCAAGGACAGGCAGCCCTTGAGAAAGCTAGCATATGCTTACTTAATTGTGGGCCTACTGGCTCCGAGACATTAAAGAATCTTGTTCTTGGTGGGGTTGGGAGCATCACAGTGGTTGATGGATCCAAAGTTGAAGTGGGTGATCTTGGAAATAACTTCATGG TGGATGAATCTAGTGTTGGACAATCGAAGGCAGAATATGTATGTTCATTCCTCCAAGAGCTAAATGACGCTGTTAAAGCCAAGTTCATTGAGGAGTATCCGCAGGCATTAATTGAGACTAATCCTGCATTCTTTTCTCAGTTTACGTTGGTAGTAGCCACCCAG CTTGTGGAAGACTCGATGGTGAAACTTGATAAAATTTGTCGAGAGGCAAATGTGATGTTGATTTTTGCTCGCTCCTATGGTCTTACTGGGCTTGTTCGAATCAGTTTGAAG GAACATACTGTGATTGAGTCAAAGCCTGATCACTTCCTGGATGACCTTCGGCTAAACAATCCTTGGCCTGAGCTCCGGAG GTTTGCAGAAACCATTGACTTAAATGTATCAGATCCTGTAGCTCACAAGCACACACCATATGTTGTAATCCTTGTAAAGATGGCTGACGAATGGGCCAAATCACATGGTGGTAATCATCCATCAACCagggaagagaagaaagagttCAAG GAGCTTCTGAAATCCAGGATGATTGCAATGGATGAGGACAACTATAAAGAAGCTATTGATGCCTCCTTCAAAGTCTTCGCTCCTCGTGGAGTTA ATCAAGATCTGCAACAGATAATTAATGATAACAGCGGTGAGGTTAATGCTAGTTCATCTGATTTTTGGGTCATGGTGGCTGCTTTGAAG GAGTTCATCACAAATGAAGGTGGTGGGGAGCCACCTCTTGAAGGGTCTATACCAGACATGACATCTTCTACTGA GCTTTATGTAAATTTGCAAAAGATATATCAGGCTAAGGCTGAGGCTGACTTTCGAGCTATGGAGCAACGAGTTAAGACTATAATGAAGAAAATTGGTAGAGATCCAGATAGCATCTCCAAGGCCACAATCAAAAGTTTCTGCAAAAATGCAAGAAAACTCAAA GTTTGTAGGTATCGCCCCCTTGAGGAAGAGTTCAATAATCCTTCGCTGCCAGAGTTGCAGAAGTATTTAACAGATGAGGATTTCAG TGTTGCTGTGGGATTCTATATATTGCTTCGAGCGGTTGACAGGTTTGCTGCAAATTGCAACAGTTTTCCTGGGCAATTTGAAGG CACACTGGATGAGGATATATCTCGGTTGAAGACTACTGCTATTGGTCTACTTAGCGACTTGGGTTGCAATGGCTCGACATTGACTGAGGATCTTATCAATGAGATGTGCAGATTTGGAGCTTCGGAGCTTCATGCAGTTGCTGCTTTCATTGGAGGAATTGCATCACAAGAAGTGATCAAG CTCATAACCAAGCAATTTGTCTCCATGTCTGGGACTTTCATCTTCAATGGCATTGATCACAAGTCTCAGCTGTTGATGTTGTAG